The following proteins are co-located in the Phragmites australis chromosome 10, lpPhrAust1.1, whole genome shotgun sequence genome:
- the LOC133930356 gene encoding uncharacterized protein LOC133930356 isoform X1 has product MPPQFPTALLTRQLPHRLLPRPLASLPPSSTRALRLSPLPARRRPIRRPPLRGMASSAVGTGGGGEGARRLTLEELAWDHSFVRELPGDPRSDAIPREVLHACYTKVSPSAKVENPKLVAWCDSVADLLHLDHKDLDSGGLLHIFARFVGEHLYRFERPDFPQLFSGATPLVGSLPYAQCYGGHQFGVWAGQLGDGRAITLGEVVNSRGERWELQLKGCGKTPYSRFADGLAVLRSSIREFLCSEAMHSLGIPTTRALCLVETGKSVVRDMFYDGNAKEEPGAIVCRVAPSFLRFGSYQIHATRGKEDLEIIRRLADYTILHHYPHLENMKKSEGLSFEAAIGDSPAIDLTSNKYAAWAVEVADRTAYLIARWQGVGFTHGVLNTDNMSVLGLTIDYGPFGFLDAFDPSFTPNTTDLPGRRYCFANQPDVSLWNIAQFTGALSSAELISQDEANYVMERYGTKFMDEYQSIMTRKLGLAKYNKQLISKLLNNLAVDKVDYTNFFRLLSNVKADRDIPENELLVPLKAALLDIGKERKEAWISWVRTYIEELVESGVPDEERKAAMNSVNPKYILRNYLCQSAIDVAEQGDYEEVRRLLKVMQHPYDEQPGMEKYARLPPAWAYRPGVCMLSCSS; this is encoded by the exons ATGCCCCCCCAGTTCCCCACCGCCCTCCTCACCAGGCAGCTCCcgcaccgcctcctccctcgcCCCCTCGCGTCCTTGCCCCCCTCCTCCACTCGCGCTCTCCGCCTCTCTCCGCTTcctgcccgccgccgcccgatTCGACGCCCGCCGCTCCGCGGCATGGCCTCCTCCGCCGTTGggacgggcggcggcggagagggcgCGAGGCGGCTCACGCTGGAGGAGCTCGCGTGGGACCACTCCTTCGTCCGCGAGCTGCCCGGCGACCCGCGATCCGACGCCATCCCGCGGGAG GTCTTGCACGCTTGTTACACCAAGGTGTCTCCCTCGGCCAAAGTGGAGAATCCTAAGCTCGTGGCGTGGTGCGACTCCGTGGCTGACCTGCTCCATCTGGATCACAAAGA TCTTGACAGTGGTGGCTTGTTGCATATATTTGCACGCTTTGTTGGGGAGCACTTGTATAG GTTTGAAAGACCTGATTTTCCTCAGTTGTTCTCTGGAGCAACTCCGCTAGTGGGAAG TTTGCCCTACGCCCAGTGTTACGGAGGACATCAGTTTGGTGTATGGGCTGGTCAATTGGGGGATGGAAGAGCAATAACTCTTGGAGAGGTTGTCAACTCTCGAGGTGAGAGGTGGGAGTTGCAGCTCAAGGGTTGTGGAAAGACTCCGTACAGCCGATTCGCGGATGGTCTTGCTGTCCTACGGAGCAGCATCCGTGAATTCTTATGCAGCGAAGCTATGCACAGTCTAGGCATTCCTACAACTCGTGCCCTTTGTCTAGTTGAAACCGGAAAATCTGTTGTCAGAGATATGTTCTATGA TGGCAATGCAAAGGAAGAGCCAGGCGCAATTGTTTGTCGTGTAGCACCATCTTTTTTACGTTTTGGTTCATACCAGATACATGCTACAAGGGGCAAAGAGGACCTTGAAATTATTCGCCGTTTGGCAGACTACACAATACTCCATCACTACCCACATCttgaaaatatgaaaaagagTGAAGGTTTGTCATTCGAGGCAGCTATAGGGGACTCTCCAGCAATAGATCTTACTTCCAACAAATATGCAG CCTGGGCAGTTGAGGTCGCCGATCGCACTGCTTACTTGATAGCCAGATGGCAAGGTGTTGGCTTCACCCATGGTGTACTCAACACTGACAACATGAGTGTGCTGGGCCTAACGATTGATTATGGACCCTTTGGCTTCCTGGATGCCTTTGATCCTAGCTTTACTCCAAATACTACTGATCTTCCTGGGAGGAGATACTGTTTTGCAAATCAACCTGATGTTAGCTTGTGGAATATTGCACAGTTTACTGGAGCACTGTCGTCTGCTGAACTTATCAGCCAAGATGAGGCAAATTATGTTATGGAGAG GTATGGGACAAAGTTCATGGATGAGTATCAATCTATCATGACCAGAAAACTTGGCCTAGCCAAGTATAATAAGCAGCTAATTAGTAAGCTGCTTAACAACTTGGCTGTTGATAAGGTTGACTATACCAACTTTTTCCGTCTTCTTTCGAATGTCAAAGCGGATCGTGACATTCCAGAGAATGAGCTACTTGTTCCACTAAAGGCTGCACTCCTGGATAttgggaaagaaagaaaggaagcaTGGATTAGTTGGGTACGGACTTATATTGAAGAG CTGGTGGAGAGCGGTGTTCCTGATGAAGAAAGGAAAGCTGCAATGAACTCTGTCAATCCGAAGTATATTCTTCGCAACTATCTATGCCAGTCTGCGATTGACGTAGCCGAGCAAGGTGATTATGAGGAGGTTCGCCGGCTGCTGAAAGTAATGCAACATCCATACGATGAGCAGCCGGGAATGGAGAAATACGCACGGTTGCCCCCAGCCTGGGCATACAGACCTGGAGTGTGCATGCTGTCCTGCTCTTCATGA
- the LOC133930356 gene encoding uncharacterized protein LOC133930356 isoform X2, giving the protein MPPQFPTALLTRQLPHRLLPRPLASLPPSSTRALRLSPLPARRRPIRRPPLRGMASSAVGTGGGGEGARRLTLEELAWDHSFVRELPGDPRSDAIPREVLHACYTKVSPSAKVENPKLVAWCDSVADLLHLDHKEFERPDFPQLFSGATPLVGSLPYAQCYGGHQFGVWAGQLGDGRAITLGEVVNSRGERWELQLKGCGKTPYSRFADGLAVLRSSIREFLCSEAMHSLGIPTTRALCLVETGKSVVRDMFYDGNAKEEPGAIVCRVAPSFLRFGSYQIHATRGKEDLEIIRRLADYTILHHYPHLENMKKSEGLSFEAAIGDSPAIDLTSNKYAAWAVEVADRTAYLIARWQGVGFTHGVLNTDNMSVLGLTIDYGPFGFLDAFDPSFTPNTTDLPGRRYCFANQPDVSLWNIAQFTGALSSAELISQDEANYVMERYGTKFMDEYQSIMTRKLGLAKYNKQLISKLLNNLAVDKVDYTNFFRLLSNVKADRDIPENELLVPLKAALLDIGKERKEAWISWVRTYIEELVESGVPDEERKAAMNSVNPKYILRNYLCQSAIDVAEQGDYEEVRRLLKVMQHPYDEQPGMEKYARLPPAWAYRPGVCMLSCSS; this is encoded by the exons ATGCCCCCCCAGTTCCCCACCGCCCTCCTCACCAGGCAGCTCCcgcaccgcctcctccctcgcCCCCTCGCGTCCTTGCCCCCCTCCTCCACTCGCGCTCTCCGCCTCTCTCCGCTTcctgcccgccgccgcccgatTCGACGCCCGCCGCTCCGCGGCATGGCCTCCTCCGCCGTTGggacgggcggcggcggagagggcgCGAGGCGGCTCACGCTGGAGGAGCTCGCGTGGGACCACTCCTTCGTCCGCGAGCTGCCCGGCGACCCGCGATCCGACGCCATCCCGCGGGAG GTCTTGCACGCTTGTTACACCAAGGTGTCTCCCTCGGCCAAAGTGGAGAATCCTAAGCTCGTGGCGTGGTGCGACTCCGTGGCTGACCTGCTCCATCTGGATCACAAAGA GTTTGAAAGACCTGATTTTCCTCAGTTGTTCTCTGGAGCAACTCCGCTAGTGGGAAG TTTGCCCTACGCCCAGTGTTACGGAGGACATCAGTTTGGTGTATGGGCTGGTCAATTGGGGGATGGAAGAGCAATAACTCTTGGAGAGGTTGTCAACTCTCGAGGTGAGAGGTGGGAGTTGCAGCTCAAGGGTTGTGGAAAGACTCCGTACAGCCGATTCGCGGATGGTCTTGCTGTCCTACGGAGCAGCATCCGTGAATTCTTATGCAGCGAAGCTATGCACAGTCTAGGCATTCCTACAACTCGTGCCCTTTGTCTAGTTGAAACCGGAAAATCTGTTGTCAGAGATATGTTCTATGA TGGCAATGCAAAGGAAGAGCCAGGCGCAATTGTTTGTCGTGTAGCACCATCTTTTTTACGTTTTGGTTCATACCAGATACATGCTACAAGGGGCAAAGAGGACCTTGAAATTATTCGCCGTTTGGCAGACTACACAATACTCCATCACTACCCACATCttgaaaatatgaaaaagagTGAAGGTTTGTCATTCGAGGCAGCTATAGGGGACTCTCCAGCAATAGATCTTACTTCCAACAAATATGCAG CCTGGGCAGTTGAGGTCGCCGATCGCACTGCTTACTTGATAGCCAGATGGCAAGGTGTTGGCTTCACCCATGGTGTACTCAACACTGACAACATGAGTGTGCTGGGCCTAACGATTGATTATGGACCCTTTGGCTTCCTGGATGCCTTTGATCCTAGCTTTACTCCAAATACTACTGATCTTCCTGGGAGGAGATACTGTTTTGCAAATCAACCTGATGTTAGCTTGTGGAATATTGCACAGTTTACTGGAGCACTGTCGTCTGCTGAACTTATCAGCCAAGATGAGGCAAATTATGTTATGGAGAG GTATGGGACAAAGTTCATGGATGAGTATCAATCTATCATGACCAGAAAACTTGGCCTAGCCAAGTATAATAAGCAGCTAATTAGTAAGCTGCTTAACAACTTGGCTGTTGATAAGGTTGACTATACCAACTTTTTCCGTCTTCTTTCGAATGTCAAAGCGGATCGTGACATTCCAGAGAATGAGCTACTTGTTCCACTAAAGGCTGCACTCCTGGATAttgggaaagaaagaaaggaagcaTGGATTAGTTGGGTACGGACTTATATTGAAGAG CTGGTGGAGAGCGGTGTTCCTGATGAAGAAAGGAAAGCTGCAATGAACTCTGTCAATCCGAAGTATATTCTTCGCAACTATCTATGCCAGTCTGCGATTGACGTAGCCGAGCAAGGTGATTATGAGGAGGTTCGCCGGCTGCTGAAAGTAATGCAACATCCATACGATGAGCAGCCGGGAATGGAGAAATACGCACGGTTGCCCCCAGCCTGGGCATACAGACCTGGAGTGTGCATGCTGTCCTGCTCTTCATGA